Proteins from a single region of Aquirhabdus parva:
- a CDS encoding ABC transporter substrate-binding protein, with the protein MSLLSPKFTRRTFLISAILCSTISTAYAAPLKIGYSDWPGWVAWQIAIDKGWIKQAGVDASFQWFDYSASLEAFAAGKLDAVLATNGDTLVTGSAGGRGTMILATDYSSGNDMIIGKAGIKSLKDLVGQSVAVETGLVDHLLLINGLKKAGIAENAIKLVNAKTNELPQILASGSVSAIGAWQPVAGQALKATAGAHPLYTSADEPGLIYDVLAVSPNSLNKNRADWIKLTQVWDKVVTYINDPKTQSDALKIMAQRSGGGITPESYKKLLYGTHLLNLADNQAVMVKAKGFKSLYGSTYFVDKFNVNQGIYRTAQNVDSYIDPKLVQGK; encoded by the coding sequence ATGTCTTTGCTGAGTCCAAAATTTACACGGCGCACATTCTTGATCAGTGCCATTTTATGCTCGACCATAAGCACCGCCTATGCCGCACCGCTTAAAATTGGCTATAGCGACTGGCCAGGATGGGTTGCATGGCAGATTGCGATTGATAAAGGCTGGATCAAACAAGCAGGGGTCGATGCATCCTTTCAGTGGTTTGACTACTCGGCTTCGCTTGAGGCATTCGCAGCAGGAAAACTAGATGCAGTACTCGCAACCAATGGCGATACGCTGGTAACAGGATCTGCTGGTGGTAGAGGAACCATGATTCTAGCCACTGACTACTCTAGCGGGAATGACATGATCATCGGCAAAGCCGGAATCAAATCGCTAAAAGATCTCGTAGGTCAATCGGTCGCCGTCGAAACTGGGCTAGTCGATCATCTGCTCTTAATCAATGGATTAAAAAAAGCCGGGATTGCAGAAAATGCTATCAAGCTCGTCAACGCAAAAACCAATGAACTGCCACAAATCTTAGCCTCTGGCAGTGTCTCAGCCATTGGCGCATGGCAACCCGTCGCAGGGCAAGCACTCAAAGCCACAGCCGGTGCTCACCCTCTCTATACCTCCGCTGATGAGCCGGGATTGATCTACGATGTGCTGGCTGTCAGCCCGAATAGTCTGAATAAGAATCGTGCCGATTGGATCAAACTGACTCAGGTGTGGGATAAGGTTGTGACCTACATCAACGATCCCAAAACTCAGTCCGACGCTCTAAAAATTATGGCCCAGCGCTCTGGTGGAGGCATCACGCCTGAATCTTATAAGAAACTGCTGTATGGCACCCACCTCTTGAATCTTGCTGATAATCAAGCCGTCATGGTGAAAGCGAAAGGCTTTAAATCCCTCTATGGATCAACTTATTTTGTCGACAAATTTAATGTGAATCAGGGGATTTATCGTACGGCTCAAAACGTAGATAGCTATATCGATCCCAAGCTCGTCCAAGGAAAG
- a CDS encoding phosphodiesterase, giving the protein MIEYIAVQANSCGVQLTTPIKQRYPMLIAQLSDIHVRPKGVLYKGVADSNQMFSDAIKHLKHLDQRPDFVLLTGDLVDEGDPAEYSHLLELLSELSIPYAVVMGNHDHRENFRAAFSAHSYLPQSGPLHYCIDDYPVRIVVLDSCVTGEDYGHIDAEGLSWLSAVLNEDAYKPTIIALHHPPIVSGIPYMDVYRYIDAEPLAKILRRSSNVEAVLCGHVHRSMAKRWAGTMVVTCPSTTTEIALQLKPDAEPQSYSGPPACMLHLWHPESGLVSHTSYIGVYPGPYPFA; this is encoded by the coding sequence ATGATTGAGTACATCGCTGTGCAAGCAAATAGTTGCGGCGTTCAATTGACGACTCCAATCAAGCAGAGGTATCCCATGCTTATCGCACAACTCTCAGATATTCATGTTCGACCGAAAGGAGTGTTATATAAGGGGGTGGCAGACTCGAACCAAATGTTTAGCGATGCGATCAAACATTTAAAGCACCTTGATCAGCGTCCTGATTTTGTTTTACTGACTGGAGACTTGGTGGATGAAGGAGATCCCGCAGAGTACTCACATTTGCTTGAGTTGCTGAGTGAGCTAAGCATTCCTTATGCAGTGGTGATGGGCAATCATGATCACCGAGAAAATTTTCGTGCGGCATTCTCAGCACATTCGTATTTACCTCAGTCAGGTCCACTGCATTACTGTATTGATGATTATCCTGTGAGAATAGTCGTCTTGGATTCCTGTGTGACAGGGGAGGATTATGGTCATATTGATGCTGAGGGCTTAAGCTGGCTTTCTGCAGTCTTGAACGAGGATGCCTATAAGCCTACGATTATTGCGCTACATCATCCTCCCATCGTTTCTGGTATTCCTTATATGGATGTTTATCGTTATATAGACGCCGAGCCTTTAGCCAAGATTCTGCGCCGTTCTTCCAATGTTGAGGCCGTGTTGTGTGGTCATGTCCATCGGTCTATGGCCAAGCGCTGGGCTGGGACAATGGTCGTGACCTGTCCCAGCACCACGACAGAGATAGCTTTACAGTTAAAACCCGATGCCGAGCCACAATCCTATAGTGGGCCACCAGCCTGTATGTTGCACCTTTGGCATCCTGAATCAGGGTTGGTCAGCCATACAA